GCTGCCAAGGGTGTTTTTAACTCGTGAGATACGTTGGAGACAAATTGTTTCTGGTACTGAATGTAATCATGAAGCTGCCGCCCCATGGAATCCAGCCCATCTGCCAGCATGCCCAGCTCATCCTTCCGGTTTAGATGAACTCTCCGAAACTCCTGTCTAGAGAAACTCTGCGCAGCGCCAAGCAATAGCTTAATCGGCTTGGTTGTGTTGCGGGCAATCCACAGACTGGATAACGTAATCAGTATAATAAATCCGCCTGCACCCGCAAACAAGATATAACGGATTTGATCCATAATCGCATAAAAGTAGGAAATGTCCTCCACGAACTCATACACATAAGCGTTTTCGTAGAATTGATCCTGAATGGGAGTGGCGAAATAAAGCAGATGATCTTCCGTTACGGTGTAGGCATAACTGCCGCTCAGGGCTTTCTCAATATTCTTTTCATAAATAAGAGGTTTGCCATCATTAATGATGATGCCATCCGCAGCCAGGCCCAGCAACTGCTTGGAGCTGTCATAGATACGTACTTCCTTGCCTGAAGCTTTCAGCTTCTCCAGAGCAAGTCTGACGATTTCCTTGGTCTGGGGCTCTCCTGAAGATGACCTATGCTGTGATAACACCTCACGGAAGGACAACTCGGACAGATCCGCCTTCTCCATCATCTGTTTCTCAATGGTAATGAAGCTGTAGTAATCGATGGCTTTATTCACCGCAAAAATGATGATGCCAAAGGACAGCACGGAGAAAAATAAATAATTCAGCAGTAACCGGGTTGCATACTTCAGGCCTCGCCACCTCCAAGTTGATAGCCAAATCCATAGATCGTCCTGACATACTTCGGTTCGTCCGCGTTATCCTCCAGCTTCTTCCGTAATCGCATGATGGTCATATCCACACTGCGACTGTCTCCCATAAAGTCATATCCCCATCCGATCTGCAGCAGCTCATCCCGGGTAAAGATTTTGTCTGGCCTTTTGAGTAACGTTTCCAGAATTTTAAACTCTTTGGCCGTTAAAGACACGGGTACACCGTTTTTCAGCACCCTGCGGCTTTCCAGATCAAATGTCAGCTCTTCATGAATGATGCGTGTAGATTTCACTTCTGTTCCTTCACTGTATTCCTCCTTGCTCTCGTTTCTTCTCAGAATCACCTTGATCCGAGCGAGCAATTCACGATTGTCAAAGGGTTTGGTCATGTAATCTTCCGCCCCTAGCTCTAGTCCCAACACCTTGTCGATCACCTCATTTTTAGCAGAGAGCATGATCACAGGAACGGCATGTTTCCCGGTGATTTCCTTGCACAGGTCATATCCGGAGCAGTCAGGCAGCATCAAGTCAAGTACCACCAGGTCCGGCCCAAAAGCATCCAGCAGCTGCAGGGCTATTTTACCGTTCTCAGCCGTTTGAACGACGTAGTTTTCTCTTCTCAGTACAAGCTCAATTAAATCTCTGATTGCGATTTCATCGTCAATGACAAGTATTTTCTTCAATGTGCACCCCTTCTAGCCTTGTTCCCCAGCTTGAATCATCATTTACCCTCATCTTAGCACAGACAC
The nucleotide sequence above comes from Paenibacillus sp. W2I17. Encoded proteins:
- a CDS encoding cell wall metabolism sensor histidine kinase WalK, yielding MNKAIDYYSFITIEKQMMEKADLSELSFREVLSQHRSSSGEPQTKEIVRLALEKLKASGKEVRIYDSSKQLLGLAADGIIINDGKPLIYEKNIEKALSGSYAYTVTEDHLLYFATPIQDQFYENAYVYEFVEDISYFYAIMDQIRYILFAGAGGFIILITLSSLWIARNTTKPIKLLLGAAQSFSRQEFRRVHLNRKDELGMLADGLDSMGRQLHDYIQYQKQFVSNVSHELKTPLAAIRGFSQYLVEGENEDKELQKIYAHLLQESDRLTRLINELLLLSRFDKAGSNDLEVEKTEMNELIQQVATNMGAKAKDKGIEIRVSQAEEEPDDEGKTRVYANVNPMLMSHAIANLVDNAIKYSGGPSLIQLKLEHTPSEIVIRIRDQGIGIAGDELERVQERFYRAKNASTANGSGLGLSICKEIVERFNGYIDMESQIGEGTTVTIVLPRAETQS
- a CDS encoding response regulator transcription factor, translated to MKKILVIDDEIAIRDLIELVLRRENYVVQTAENGKIALQLLDAFGPDLVVLDLMLPDCSGYDLCKEITGKHAVPVIMLSAKNEVIDKVLGLELGAEDYMTKPFDNRELLARIKVILRRNESKEEYSEGTEVKSTRIIHEELTFDLESRRVLKNGVPVSLTAKEFKILETLLKRPDKIFTRDELLQIGWGYDFMGDSRSVDMTIMRLRKKLEDNADEPKYVRTIYGFGYQLGGGEA